In a single window of the Orbaceae bacterium lpD04 genome:
- the artQ gene encoding arginine ABC transporter permease ArtQ: MFDWLNYFVPLLDATKTTLFIAFTSLVFGLLLAFLFTILESCRLKPIAWLISIIVTIVRSLPEILVVIAIYNGIPFLLIFLADNVLAGGVDLSIPLGFTELNFHLEITSFDVSPILCGIIALSLLYAAYASQTLRGAFKAIPVGQKQAAEVLGISKPRTLFRIIMPQIWRHALPGLGNQWLVLLKDTALVSLITINDIMMQTRSIIASTHNPFTWYLIAAGIYLVISLISQKLLQKLETKALYFETTSTVTEK; encoded by the coding sequence ATGTTTGATTGGCTAAATTATTTTGTACCGCTATTAGATGCAACAAAAACGACGCTATTTATTGCGTTCACTTCACTCGTGTTCGGTTTACTCCTTGCATTTTTATTTACTATACTTGAATCTTGCCGATTAAAACCTATCGCATGGTTAATATCAATAATTGTCACCATTGTTCGCTCACTGCCAGAGATCTTAGTTGTTATCGCCATTTATAATGGTATTCCTTTTTTACTGATCTTTTTAGCCGATAATGTGTTAGCTGGCGGCGTTGATTTATCTATTCCATTAGGCTTTACCGAATTAAATTTTCACTTAGAAATCACCAGTTTTGATGTAAGCCCTATTTTATGTGGGATCATCGCTTTATCATTACTTTATGCAGCTTATGCATCACAGACGTTACGCGGCGCCTTTAAAGCGATCCCTGTTGGTCAAAAGCAAGCGGCTGAAGTATTAGGGATCAGCAAACCTCGAACTTTATTTCGCATCATTATGCCACAAATTTGGCGGCATGCGCTGCCAGGGCTTGGTAATCAATGGTTAGTTTTATTGAAAGATACTGCATTAGTTTCACTCATTACGATAAATGATATCATGATGCAAACACGCAGTATTATCGCAAGTACTCATAACCCTTTTACTTGGTATTTAATTGCCGCTGGAATTTATTTAGTCATATCGTTAATTAGCCAAAAATTACTACAGAAGCTTGAAACTAAAGCTCTTTATTTTGAAACGACTTCAACAGTGACAGAGAAATAA
- the uvrC gene encoding excinuclease ABC subunit UvrC, translated as MKQERFDSVSFLKTVPHKPGIYQMFNDKNIIIYVGKAKDLNNRLKSYFNSSVKTLKTDLLVSHIDHVEFTLTNTETEALLLEQTYIKKYQPRYNVLLKDDKSYPFIKISKERHPQLSLYRGSINRKQDEFFGPYPSSYAVKQILALMQKTFPIRQCANATYANRSRPCLQYQIKRCLGPCVAGLVSDEEYNEQVNYVRLFLQNQSDQVVTKITDDMLKASEALEFEKAAKLRDQLHAISKIKEEQAIYSNNDNLDTIGFHYQAGIACVYVLFIRNGQTFGHRAYYPKIPANAELEEVIETFLGQFYLQGNANRNIPKKILLNYSLSDKKSMEDSLSLIANYQVKIVDEPKGNNLKLLNIAIENAQKEVKNKLLQSSTIKQRYVALCEFLGIKHIARMECFDISHFMGKNTIASCVVFDDKGPVRSEFRRYNITGITGGDDYAAMDQVLTRRYNKKQLPEDKIPDIIFIDGGKGQLNQALQVFNSLNVEWNKNHPILIGVAKGSERKEGLETLFFEAHGKGHYLDSHSPALLLIQQIRNASHDHAIVGQRNKNAKQLTDSALEHIEGIGAKRRQALLKHFGGLRELKNATIDEISQVQGISKPLAEKIYNNLQQ; from the coding sequence ATGAAACAAGAGCGCTTTGATTCTGTATCATTTTTAAAAACAGTCCCCCATAAACCGGGGATTTACCAAATGTTTAATGATAAAAATATTATTATCTATGTTGGTAAAGCCAAAGATTTAAATAACCGCTTAAAAAGTTATTTTAATAGTAGCGTAAAAACCTTAAAAACAGATCTATTAGTTAGCCATATTGATCATGTTGAATTCACGTTGACCAATACCGAAACTGAAGCGCTATTACTTGAACAGACTTACATAAAAAAATATCAACCACGTTATAATGTGCTGCTAAAAGATGATAAAAGTTATCCATTTATCAAAATAAGTAAAGAAAGGCACCCACAATTATCACTCTACCGAGGCTCGATTAATCGTAAACAAGATGAGTTTTTTGGTCCTTATCCGAGCTCCTACGCCGTTAAACAAATTTTAGCATTAATGCAAAAAACATTCCCAATACGGCAATGTGCTAATGCCACTTATGCTAATCGTAGCCGGCCTTGTTTACAATATCAAATAAAACGTTGCCTTGGGCCTTGTGTTGCAGGACTAGTTTCTGACGAGGAATACAATGAGCAAGTTAATTATGTTCGGCTCTTTTTACAAAACCAATCAGACCAAGTTGTCACTAAAATAACTGACGATATGTTAAAAGCAAGTGAGGCGCTTGAGTTTGAAAAAGCGGCTAAATTACGTGATCAGCTACATGCTATTAGTAAAATTAAAGAAGAACAAGCAATCTATAGCAATAATGATAATTTAGATACAATTGGCTTTCATTATCAAGCGGGTATTGCTTGCGTATATGTCTTATTTATTCGCAATGGACAAACTTTTGGCCATAGGGCATATTACCCCAAAATTCCTGCCAATGCAGAGCTTGAAGAAGTGATTGAAACATTCTTAGGCCAGTTTTATTTACAAGGCAATGCAAATCGTAATATCCCTAAAAAGATTTTATTAAATTATTCACTATCAGACAAAAAATCAATGGAAGATAGTTTATCGCTTATCGCAAATTATCAGGTCAAAATTGTTGATGAACCAAAAGGAAATAATTTAAAACTACTTAATATTGCGATTGAAAATGCGCAAAAAGAAGTAAAAAATAAGTTACTACAAAGTTCAACAATCAAACAGCGTTATGTCGCGCTTTGTGAATTTTTAGGGATCAAACATATTGCTCGAATGGAATGCTTTGATATCAGTCATTTCATGGGCAAAAATACCATTGCATCGTGTGTTGTATTTGATGATAAAGGGCCGGTAAGATCTGAGTTTCGTCGCTATAATATCACTGGCATAACTGGCGGTGATGACTATGCTGCAATGGATCAGGTATTAACAAGGCGTTATAATAAAAAGCAACTTCCTGAAGATAAAATTCCTGATATTATTTTTATTGATGGCGGTAAAGGGCAACTTAATCAAGCATTACAGGTTTTTAATTCGTTAAATGTCGAATGGAACAAAAATCATCCTATTTTAATTGGTGTAGCTAAAGGCTCTGAGCGTAAAGAAGGCCTTGAGACACTCTTTTTTGAAGCACATGGTAAAGGGCATTATCTTGACTCTCACTCACCTGCTCTGCTTCTTATCCAGCAAATTCGTAATGCCTCGCATGATCATGCAATAGTTGGACAAAGAAATAAAAATGCTAAACAGCTAACAGATAGCGCTTTAGAACATATTGAAGGGATCGGTGCAAAACGGCGCCAAGCATTACTTAAACACTTTGGTGGGTTAAGAGAGTTAAAAAATGCCACGATTGACGAAATTTCGCAAGTGCAAGGCATATCAAAGCCGTTAGCAGAAAAAATTTACAATAACTTGCAACAATAA
- the pgsA gene encoding CDP-diacylglycerol--glycerol-3-phosphate 3-phosphatidyltransferase, producing MKLNVPIYLTLFRVILIPFFVLAFYLPSEWSAFFTALIFLIAALTDMLDGYLARRLGQTTRFGAFLDPVADKIMVTIALVIATEHYDAWWITIPAIIMISREIIISALREWMAEIGKRKSVAVSVIGKVKTIAQMTALTWLLWRPCDLVIYAGLVALYIAVILTLWSMFEYLWRAHDDLLDNLE from the coding sequence ATGAAACTCAATGTACCAATCTATTTAACGTTATTTCGAGTCATTTTGATTCCTTTTTTTGTATTAGCATTCTATTTACCATCTGAATGGTCAGCTTTTTTTACCGCACTTATTTTTTTAATTGCCGCACTAACCGATATGCTTGACGGTTATTTAGCAAGGCGCCTTGGTCAAACAACACGCTTTGGGGCATTTTTAGATCCCGTCGCTGATAAAATAATGGTTACAATCGCGTTAGTTATTGCAACTGAGCATTATGATGCTTGGTGGATAACAATTCCTGCAATTATCATGATTTCGCGTGAGATTATTATCTCAGCCTTACGTGAATGGATGGCTGAAATTGGCAAACGTAAAAGCGTTGCTGTATCGGTAATAGGTAAAGTAAAAACGATTGCCCAAATGACTGCTTTGACATGGCTACTTTGGCGCCCTTGTGATTTGGTTATTTATGCAGGCCTCGTTGCGCTTTATATCGCGGTTATTTTAACGTTATGGTCAATGTTTGAATACCTTTGGCGTGCGCATGATGATCTACTTGATAACTTGGAATGA
- a CDS encoding type II toxin-antitoxin system RelE/ParE family toxin yields MLSIKITQHAAKQLKNIYEYSIKNWGKEKAKDYVISLHKTISLLAQSPSIAMQYDKNICYFPSQSHIIYFIQDSNKIIVLTVLHKSCLPNNDPILQK; encoded by the coding sequence TTGCTATCAATAAAAATTACTCAACATGCTGCCAAACAGCTAAAAAACATTTATGAGTATTCCATAAAAAACTGGGGTAAAGAGAAAGCAAAAGACTATGTTATAAGCTTGCATAAAACAATCTCTCTGCTTGCTCAGTCACCAAGTATTGCCATGCAATATGATAAAAATATTTGCTATTTTCCCAGTCAAAGTCATATTATTTACTTTATCCAAGATTCAAACAAAATTATTGTTTTGACCGTATTACATAAGTCCTGTTTACCCAATAATGATCCGATATTACAAAAATAA
- a CDS encoding cyclophilin-like fold protein, whose product MNKFLAKIRITFSQQEVIINLYDNYASQQFLAQLPLELDFSDYASSEKIAYLPTKLTTENSPNAEQLNGDVTYYAPWGNLAIFYKGMGYNSQLYTLGYIVSGKDKLAAVKQSFSATIERIEE is encoded by the coding sequence GTGAATAAATTTTTAGCTAAAATAAGGATCACATTTTCGCAGCAAGAAGTTATTATTAATTTGTATGATAATTATGCAAGTCAGCAATTCTTAGCACAATTACCATTAGAACTCGATTTTTCAGACTATGCCAGTAGCGAGAAAATTGCATACCTGCCGACAAAGTTAACAACTGAGAACAGTCCTAATGCAGAGCAACTTAATGGCGATGTTACCTATTATGCGCCTTGGGGGAATTTGGCTATTTTTTACAAAGGGATGGGCTATAATAGCCAGCTTTATACTCTTGGCTATATAGTTTCGGGTAAAGATAAACTCGCGGCAGTTAAACAAAGTTTTAGCGCAACTATTGAGCGTATTGAGGAATAA
- a CDS encoding helix-turn-helix domain-containing protein: MKHNNLKLVGDFLRAKRESIAPETVGLIKLARARTQGLRRDDVAEFSGISTIWYSKIERGQAAGISSQVLRSIATALCLTKLEYDYLCNLISPQAIPKRDPCYTISKHTAQLLLQLNPLPALLMNDNLDIVTCNSAFNLMVGLNIDELPLAEKNYLDLTINNAIWQTFLSIDSEDKLAIQITRMAGFLRDTLAKRPNDEVLQQKIASFKKQSHIFDKAWTDNTVLQPEERLYTYNHIKLGEILLDKQLWWNFNGDASNRLNIYYPQNAIDRQRLLDILPEQGRCG, encoded by the coding sequence ATGAAACATAATAATCTAAAGCTCGTCGGTGATTTTTTACGGGCAAAAAGAGAAAGTATTGCTCCTGAAACGGTTGGATTAATCAAACTAGCTAGGGCTAGAACGCAAGGTTTAAGGCGGGATGATGTTGCTGAGTTTTCAGGGATTAGCACCATTTGGTACAGTAAAATTGAGCGTGGCCAAGCAGCCGGCATCTCATCACAAGTACTTAGATCGATTGCGACAGCTTTATGCCTGACTAAATTAGAGTACGATTACTTATGTAATTTAATTTCACCACAAGCAATACCAAAAAGAGATCCTTGTTATACGATTTCTAAGCATACTGCTCAATTATTGTTGCAACTTAATCCTTTACCAGCACTATTAATGAATGATAATTTAGATATTGTTACTTGTAATTCTGCATTTAATCTTATGGTCGGTCTTAATATTGACGAGCTTCCTCTTGCTGAAAAAAATTATCTTGACCTAACCATTAACAACGCTATTTGGCAAACATTTCTATCTATCGATAGTGAAGATAAGTTAGCGATTCAAATAACTAGAATGGCAGGTTTTCTCAGAGATACTTTAGCCAAACGGCCTAACGATGAAGTTCTGCAACAAAAAATTGCTAGTTTCAAAAAACAATCACATATCTTTGATAAGGCTTGGACAGATAATACAGTACTACAACCAGAAGAACGATTGTATACCTATAACCATATAAAGCTCGGAGAGATCCTATTAGATAAACAGCTATGGTGGAACTTTAATGGCGATGCAAGTAATCGATTAAATATTTATTACCCACAAAATGCAATCGATCGCCAACGTTTACTCGATATATTGCCAGAGCAGGGCAGATGTGGTTAA
- a CDS encoding helix-turn-helix transcriptional regulator: MLKKDDAQFFSTQYLCHDKNHQTPTHCHAVGQLYLLNSGLISCNTKDKHWSITPNCLGWIPPMTTHSAISWGKIAGWSLYIPASWCHLLPANTCILRTNELISAIINRLIKWPKLSEFTDRQIRLITVLIDEMIQSEVVDSLLLPYPTDPRLVKITQAIWHNPLDSKTQVEWANWAGISIRSLSRHFMRDTGMTFSHWKHLAKVILSLEKLTQGLSINEIAYSLGFSDASTYIASFKSIFGVSPKRYFN; the protein is encoded by the coding sequence ATGCTAAAAAAAGACGATGCGCAATTTTTTTCTACCCAATATCTTTGCCATGATAAAAATCATCAAACACCAACTCATTGCCACGCAGTCGGTCAGCTTTATTTACTTAATTCGGGCTTAATAAGCTGCAACACTAAAGATAAACATTGGTCAATAACCCCAAATTGTCTAGGTTGGATCCCGCCGATGACAACACACAGCGCAATAAGTTGGGGAAAGATAGCGGGTTGGAGTTTATATATACCAGCGTCATGGTGTCATTTGCTACCGGCTAATACCTGTATATTACGCACTAACGAGCTAATATCTGCGATAATAAATCGCCTTATCAAATGGCCAAAATTGAGTGAATTTACCGATAGGCAAATAAGGCTAATTACCGTACTTATTGATGAAATGATACAAAGTGAGGTCGTCGACTCATTATTATTACCTTATCCAACCGATCCTAGGTTAGTTAAAATAACGCAGGCAATATGGCATAATCCGTTAGATAGCAAAACACAAGTAGAATGGGCAAATTGGGCTGGTATCAGTATTCGAAGTTTGAGCCGTCATTTTATGCGTGATACAGGTATGACATTTTCGCATTGGAAACATTTAGCTAAAGTGATTTTATCGTTAGAAAAACTAACGCAAGGCTTATCAATTAACGAAATTGCGTATTCATTGGGGTTTAGCGATGCAAGTACTTATATTGCCTCATTTAAATCGATTTTTGGTGTATCCCCTAAGCGCTATTTTAATTAG
- a CDS encoding type II toxin-antitoxin system prevent-host-death family antitoxin, which yields MSTKVLTAYEVKNRFGEAVLSAQTAPITVTKNGKPVLVMMSMAEYKLFETMKKNHVDAQIKLGLKDLDESRIVDADAFFNNLLKD from the coding sequence ATGTCAACAAAAGTTCTAACTGCCTATGAGGTGAAAAACCGATTTGGTGAGGCAGTGCTTAGTGCACAAACTGCACCCATAACCGTCACTAAAAACGGTAAGCCCGTGTTAGTAATGATGTCGATGGCTGAATATAAGCTATTTGAAACGATGAAAAAGAATCATGTTGATGCACAAATCAAACTTGGGTTGAAAGACCTTGACGAGAGTAGAATAGTCGATGCTGATGCCTTCTTTAATAATTTATTAAAGGACTAG
- a CDS encoding nuclear transport factor 2 family protein: protein MNNKDFINAALQEIITPSHDFSIERIAYYFNANYRQTVNGEMLLYADFVKHVRLLHQVLKSVEIKIIAMVEEGDIVFSHHHVLALKHNGSKMHTQVMAQFTLQDAKIIQCDELTHLISGHDDDHDLGSRVN, encoded by the coding sequence ATGAATAATAAAGACTTTATTAACGCAGCTTTGCAAGAGATCATAACGCCTTCACATGATTTTTCTATCGAAAGAATAGCATATTATTTCAACGCTAATTATCGCCAAACTGTTAATGGTGAAATGTTATTGTATGCTGACTTTGTTAAACATGTCAGATTGTTACATCAGGTTTTAAAATCTGTAGAAATTAAAATTATTGCTATGGTCGAAGAAGGCGATATCGTGTTTAGCCACCATCATGTATTAGCACTAAAACACAATGGTAGTAAGATGCATACTCAAGTGATGGCACAATTTACGCTACAAGATGCAAAAATTATACAGTGTGATGAATTAACCCACCTAATCAGTGGTCACGATGACGATCATGATTTAGGTTCACGTGTAAATTAA
- the artM gene encoding arginine ABC transporter permease ArtM — MSDKFFDYFSILIKGLPVTLSLSFAGIITACLIAIILSVLITTTSKWYIVKPIKTYLIVFTGTPLLVQLFLIYYGPAQFTFISQNLPSLWRVISQPWFCAYLALTLNSAAYTTQIFAGAIKAVPQGQWQACVALGMNKTQTLKVILPYALKRALSTYSNEIIFVVKGTALTSTITLMDIMGYNQFLYGTYYEFSIFIATGCIYLLINGLLSIMMRLIEKRALAFESTTH, encoded by the coding sequence ATGTCAGATAAATTTTTCGACTATTTTTCAATCCTGATTAAAGGATTGCCAGTAACGCTATCATTAAGTTTTGCAGGTATTATCACTGCATGTTTGATTGCTATCATACTTTCTGTATTGATAACGACAACAAGCAAGTGGTATATCGTAAAACCGATTAAAACCTACCTTATTGTATTTACTGGTACACCATTATTAGTCCAGCTCTTTCTAATCTATTATGGCCCGGCGCAATTTACGTTTATCAGTCAAAATCTACCAAGCTTATGGCGCGTCATATCGCAGCCATGGTTTTGCGCGTATTTAGCATTAACCTTAAATAGCGCCGCTTACACAACTCAAATATTTGCAGGTGCAATTAAAGCGGTGCCACAAGGTCAATGGCAAGCTTGTGTTGCGCTAGGTATGAATAAAACCCAAACATTGAAAGTTATTTTACCTTATGCATTAAAACGCGCCTTATCGACTTATTCAAATGAAATTATTTTTGTCGTTAAGGGCACCGCATTAACGTCAACAATTACGTTAATGGATATCATGGGGTATAACCAATTCCTCTATGGTACTTACTATGAATTTTCCATATTTATTGCGACTGGTTGTATTTATCTCTTGATAAATGGTTTATTAAGCATCATGATGAGATTAATTGAGAAACGTGCTCTTGCATTTGAGAGCACTACACATTAA
- a CDS encoding MFS transporter, whose amino-acid sequence MLGQNKTQQLSMFGILLLVMGQVLPQIDFSIVNVALDVIGSTLKTDETGLVLIVSLYGVSFAALITTGGRLGDKYGRKRMFLIGIIGFSLASVICGLATDIIIMLIGRVLQGFFAALLLPQILATIHSTLTGARHRYAVSLYTSIAGLSVVIGQVVGGWLVSANLFDLGWRIAFFINVPICIVIFLLGYFIIPETKSNAAKQNMDIGGIVLFILCLSLLMIPISLGKRWPELWWLLLGVLPCAILLWRVEKSYELTGRKAVLPPSLFKIPMVINGFISEMIVTFTYPGYLFVTALCLQSEIGFTPFESGNTFIVLGIMFFIGSLLSRPLSQQIGDHKSYAIGGALTLIGFLGTIALFHSYHYELRFYHLWIATGSVGLGNSIMLTSAYRLTLSQVAKCYASEASSALVTVQQGCCALGTTFAGTIYSLVLALGYLNAITISIGILSLIVLLVCIAIYIKTRGDLTQCLG is encoded by the coding sequence ATGTTAGGTCAGAATAAAACACAACAACTCTCTATGTTTGGGATATTACTTTTGGTCATGGGGCAGGTATTACCTCAAATAGATTTCTCAATAGTCAATGTTGCACTTGATGTCATTGGTAGCACATTAAAAACAGATGAAACGGGGCTCGTTCTAATTGTTTCTCTATATGGGGTCAGTTTTGCCGCTTTAATTACTACGGGAGGCAGACTTGGCGATAAATACGGCAGAAAACGAATGTTTCTAATCGGGATTATCGGCTTTAGTCTCGCTTCGGTGATATGTGGGTTAGCAACTGATATTATCATAATGCTCATTGGTCGTGTGCTACAAGGTTTTTTTGCCGCACTTTTATTACCACAAATACTTGCGACAATTCACTCAACACTAACAGGAGCACGCCACCGTTATGCAGTTAGTCTTTACACATCAATTGCCGGCCTCTCAGTTGTTATTGGTCAGGTTGTTGGGGGATGGTTGGTTTCAGCAAACTTATTTGACTTGGGGTGGCGAATTGCGTTTTTTATTAACGTACCTATTTGTATAGTTATATTTCTACTCGGCTATTTTATTATTCCTGAAACTAAATCAAACGCTGCGAAACAAAATATGGATATAGGCGGCATCGTGTTATTTATTTTATGTCTTTCATTACTAATGATACCGATCTCTTTAGGTAAACGTTGGCCTGAGCTATGGTGGTTATTGTTAGGCGTTTTACCTTGCGCCATTTTATTGTGGCGGGTGGAAAAGTCATATGAACTTACCGGTCGTAAGGCGGTGTTACCGCCCTCTTTGTTTAAAATACCGATGGTAATAAATGGCTTCATTAGCGAAATGATCGTTACCTTTACTTATCCAGGCTATTTATTTGTTACCGCATTATGCCTGCAAAGTGAAATCGGGTTCACACCATTTGAATCAGGAAATACATTTATTGTACTTGGCATAATGTTTTTTATCGGTTCATTACTAAGTAGGCCGTTAAGTCAACAAATAGGCGATCATAAATCCTATGCGATAGGTGGCGCTCTTACCCTTATTGGTTTTTTAGGAACGATCGCATTATTTCATAGCTACCATTATGAACTTAGGTTTTATCACTTATGGATTGCTACTGGGTCGGTAGGCTTAGGTAATTCTATTATGTTAACGTCTGCTTACCGGCTAACATTATCACAGGTTGCAAAATGCTATGCGAGTGAAGCAAGTAGCGCCTTAGTGACCGTGCAGCAAGGGTGCTGCGCGTTAGGCACGACATTTGCCGGCACCATTTACTCATTGGTATTAGCTTTGGGATACTTAAATGCGATTACAATATCAATCGGTATTTTGTCTTTGATCGTACTATTGGTTTGTATTGCTATTTATATTAAAACGCGTGGTGATTTAACGCAGTGTTTAGGCTAA
- a CDS encoding lysine/arginine/ornithine ABC transporter substrate-binding protein gives MKKILLIAALASAVFGASAKNINFGLEATYAPYEFYDENNQLVGFDIDIANKICEELQYTCKFTNQSFDSLIPSLKTRRIDAAISGIDVTPARSEQIDFTDFYYTDNAATFTVNKDSFKTIDELKGKRVGIQNGTTHQKYLMQKHPEIEVVSYDSYEYAILDLKAGRIDATLSDSAVADDWLNNNPTLTQLDEKVTDPDFFGSGLAIAVRKGNSELLSQLNQALATIKADGSYDTIYKKWFEKK, from the coding sequence ATGAAGAAAATTTTACTCATTGCAGCGCTCGCTAGCGCAGTATTTGGTGCTTCAGCTAAAAATATTAACTTTGGTTTAGAAGCAACTTATGCACCTTACGAGTTTTATGATGAAAATAATCAGCTAGTTGGCTTTGATATCGATATTGCTAATAAAATTTGCGAAGAATTACAATATACCTGTAAATTTACAAATCAATCCTTTGATAGTTTAATTCCAAGTTTAAAAACGCGTCGAATTGATGCCGCAATATCTGGCATTGATGTTACCCCTGCGCGAAGTGAACAAATTGATTTTACTGATTTTTATTATACTGATAATGCCGCAACTTTCACGGTTAATAAAGATAGTTTTAAAACGATTGATGAGCTTAAAGGTAAACGCGTTGGTATTCAAAATGGTACTACACATCAAAAATACTTAATGCAAAAACACCCTGAAATTGAAGTGGTTAGCTATGATAGTTATGAGTACGCTATTTTAGATCTAAAAGCAGGAAGGATTGATGCAACCTTAAGTGATTCAGCTGTTGCGGATGATTGGTTAAATAATAATCCAACCTTAACCCAGCTTGATGAGAAAGTAACCGACCCTGATTTTTTTGGTTCAGGACTTGCCATTGCGGTTCGTAAAGGTAATAGCGAACTGCTAAGTCAACTTAATCAAGCCTTAGCAACAATAAAAGCAGATGGTAGCTATGATACTATCTACAAAAAATGGTTTGAAAAAAAATAA
- a CDS encoding DUF1440 domain-containing protein — protein MTDKKRRRFGVALWAGILSGIIGAFVKWGAEVPFPPRTLHGGLLSRDTLNPPFIFLRDYTGIDPNSIIYTFSEHVINPVMIMHIIFSLSFAIIYCLIAEVFPRIKLWQGIAMGLVVTIIVHGIFIPAFGMSPPLTQIPFDEYFSEIFGHCAWFWAIEMIRRNVRNLITKEPDAEVPLNQPCR, from the coding sequence ATGACAGACAAAAAACGTCGTCGTTTTGGCGTTGCATTATGGGCAGGAATTTTATCAGGAATTATTGGTGCTTTTGTTAAATGGGGCGCAGAAGTGCCATTTCCGCCAAGAACATTACATGGCGGTTTATTAAGTCGTGATACGCTTAATCCCCCTTTTATTTTTTTAAGAGATTATACGGGAATAGATCCTAATTCGATTATTTATACGTTTTCTGAACATGTAATCAATCCTGTTATGATTATGCATATTATTTTCTCTCTTTCTTTTGCTATTATTTATTGTTTAATTGCTGAGGTATTTCCTCGTATTAAATTATGGCAAGGAATAGCAATGGGACTCGTTGTTACGATCATCGTGCACGGTATTTTTATTCCTGCATTTGGCATGAGCCCGCCGTTAACTCAAATCCCATTTGATGAGTATTTTTCGGAAATTTTTGGGCATTGCGCATGGTTTTGGGCAATAGAGATGATTCGTCGAAATGTGCGAAACTTAATTACTAAAGAGCCTGATGCTGAAGTGCCTTTAAATCAACCTTGTCGATAG
- a CDS encoding DKNYY domain-containing protein encodes MSEPWGCIVDVKITTSALDKYLRSKQKNRNCEEFSQPNQQQLVSIDTSKSIAYFYAFNNKVYENRRDNYLELVGADPVTLREVLMLDLCVDKNNVYLDQITENRTLIKLDNVDDKTFQSTNHYGFAIDKNHVYFKGKILPLDVKSARLTVYGFAFDNNDVYYYFHPVELDGKTFKVLRYQSSLFSEPFIVSDKNGLYHYDTDSNINILKKSQELSPVDLDKIAQFKCMKSIFNLTIFSNFFSIDNLH; translated from the coding sequence ATGTCTGAACCTTGGGGATGTATTGTTGATGTAAAAATAACCACATCAGCACTAGATAAGTATTTGCGAAGTAAACAAAAAAATAGAAATTGTGAAGAATTCTCCCAACCTAATCAACAGCAGCTAGTTAGTATTGATACATCAAAAAGTATTGCCTATTTTTATGCTTTCAATAATAAAGTTTACGAAAATAGAAGAGATAATTATCTTGAGTTAGTAGGAGCCGATCCTGTTACATTAAGGGAAGTACTAATGCTTGATTTATGCGTTGATAAAAACAATGTTTATCTCGATCAAATTACGGAAAATAGAACACTAATTAAACTTGATAATGTTGATGATAAAACATTTCAATCAACTAATCATTATGGTTTTGCTATAGACAAAAATCATGTCTATTTTAAAGGTAAAATTTTACCTCTAGATGTTAAATCTGCTCGATTAACTGTGTATGGATTTGCATTTGATAATAATGATGTTTACTATTACTTTCACCCTGTAGAGCTAGACGGTAAAACATTTAAAGTGTTACGTTATCAGTCTTCCTTATTTTCTGAACCTTTCATTGTATCAGATAAAAATGGCCTTTATCATTATGATACTGATTCAAATATAAACATACTTAAAAAATCACAAGAATTATCACCAGTTGATTTGGACAAAATAGCACAGTTCAAATGTATGAAATCGATTTTTAACTTAACTATTTTTAGTAACTTTTTCTCAATTGATAATCTCCATTAA